A region of Lichenibacterium dinghuense DNA encodes the following proteins:
- the eno gene encoding phosphopyruvate hydratase has translation MTAIVDIVAREILDSRGNPTIEVDVRLESGVLGRAAVPSGASTGAYEAVELRDGDKSRFGGKGVSKAIGNVKAIFEAVKSIPVEHQVELDRAMIALDGTPSKSKLGANAILGVSMAAARAAAEEIGLPLYRYVGGAGAHVLPVPMMNIVNGGAHADNPIDFQEFMIMPVGASSLKEAVRWGSEVFQVLKGALKKAGHNTNVGDEGGFAPNLPSAEAALDFCLDAVRQAGFKPGTDIVLAMDCAVTDWFKDGSYHYEGEGKVRSSQEQADYLAKLAADYPIASIEDGMAEDDWAGWRILTDKIGDRCQIVGDDLFVTNTERLAEGIRRGVANSLLVKVNQIGTLTETLAAVEMAKTAGYTSVMSHRSGETEDAIIADLAVATNCGQIKTGSLARSDRLAKYNQLIRIEEHLGSQARYAGRTALKALAKA, from the coding sequence TCGAGGTCGACGTGCGCCTCGAGAGCGGCGTGCTCGGCCGCGCCGCCGTGCCCTCGGGCGCCTCGACGGGCGCCTACGAGGCGGTGGAACTGCGCGACGGCGACAAGTCCCGCTTCGGCGGCAAGGGCGTCAGCAAGGCGATCGGCAACGTCAAGGCGATCTTCGAGGCCGTGAAGTCCATCCCGGTCGAGCATCAGGTCGAGCTCGACCGCGCCATGATCGCGCTCGACGGCACGCCGTCGAAGTCCAAGCTCGGCGCCAACGCCATCCTGGGCGTGTCCATGGCGGCGGCCCGCGCGGCCGCGGAGGAGATCGGCCTGCCGCTCTACCGCTACGTCGGCGGGGCCGGCGCCCACGTGCTGCCCGTGCCGATGATGAACATCGTCAACGGCGGCGCCCACGCCGACAACCCGATCGACTTCCAGGAGTTCATGATCATGCCGGTCGGCGCCTCCTCGCTGAAGGAGGCGGTGCGCTGGGGTTCGGAGGTGTTCCAGGTGCTGAAGGGCGCGCTGAAGAAGGCGGGCCACAACACCAACGTCGGCGACGAGGGCGGCTTCGCCCCGAACCTGCCCAGCGCCGAGGCGGCCCTCGACTTCTGCCTCGACGCCGTGCGCCAGGCCGGCTTCAAGCCGGGCACCGACATCGTGCTCGCCATGGACTGCGCCGTGACGGACTGGTTCAAGGACGGCAGCTACCATTACGAGGGCGAGGGCAAGGTCCGCTCGTCGCAGGAGCAGGCCGACTACCTCGCCAAGCTCGCCGCCGACTACCCGATCGCCTCGATTGAGGACGGCATGGCCGAGGACGACTGGGCGGGCTGGAGGATCCTCACCGACAAGATCGGCGACCGCTGCCAGATCGTCGGCGACGACCTGTTCGTCACCAACACCGAGCGTCTGGCCGAGGGCATCCGCCGCGGCGTCGCCAACTCGCTGCTGGTCAAGGTCAACCAGATCGGCACGCTGACCGAGACGCTGGCCGCCGTCGAGATGGCCAAGACGGCCGGCTACACCTCTGTGATGTCCCACCGCTCGGGCGAGACCGAGGACGCGATCATCGCCGACCTCGCGGTCGCGACCAACTGCGGGCAGATCAAGACCGGCTCGCTCGCCCGCTCGGACAGACTGGCCAAGTACAACCAGCTGATCCGCATCGAGGAGCACCTGGGCTCGCAGGCCCGCTACGCCGGCCGCACGGCGCTCAAGGCGCTCGCAAAGGCCTGA
- the ftsH gene encoding ATP-dependent zinc metalloprotease FtsH: MNPNFRNFALWVIIFLLVVALVLLFQNPGNRGAQAQDITFSQLLNEVDANKVHDVTIAGNEITGHYTDSRGAFSTYAPNDPQLVQNLYKKNVQITAKAPSDGNSWLMTLLVNGLPLLAFIGVWIFMSRQMQGAGGKAMGFGKSKAKLLTEAHGRVTFEDVAGVDEAKEDLQEIVEFLRDPQKFQRLGGRIPRGVLLVGPPGTGKTLLARAIAGEANVPFFTISGSDFVEMFVGVGASRVRDMFEQAKKNAPCIIFIDEIDAVGRHRGAGLGGGNDEREQTLNQLLVEMDGFEANEGIILIAATNRPDVLDPALLRPGRFDRQITVPNPDVVGRERILKVHVRKVPLSPDVDLKTVARGTPGFSGADLMNLVNESALMAARRGKRIVTMTEFEDAKDKIMMGAERRTLVMTEQEKMLTAYHEGGHALVALNVPATDPVHKATIIPRGRALGMVMQLPERDKLSMSYEQMTSRLAVLMGGRVAEEIIFGKEKVTSGAQSDIEQATKLARAMVTRWGFSDELGTVMYGENQEEVFLGYSMGKQNNISESTSQKIDSEVRRLVESGLADATRIITTKRADLESLAQGLLEYETLSGDEIRGVIKGIKPIRESDDEPAPPRASPVPNVGKGRPRPEGGLEPQPSV; the protein is encoded by the coding sequence ATGAACCCCAACTTCAGGAATTTCGCCCTCTGGGTGATCATCTTCCTCCTCGTCGTGGCGCTGGTCCTGCTGTTCCAGAATCCCGGCAACCGCGGCGCGCAGGCGCAGGACATCACCTTCAGCCAGTTGCTGAACGAGGTCGACGCCAACAAGGTGCACGACGTCACCATCGCGGGCAACGAGATCACCGGCCACTACACCGACAGCCGCGGCGCCTTCTCGACCTACGCGCCCAACGACCCGCAGCTCGTCCAGAACCTCTACAAGAAGAACGTCCAGATCACCGCCAAGGCGCCGTCGGACGGCAACTCCTGGCTGATGACGCTGCTGGTCAACGGCCTGCCGCTGCTCGCCTTCATCGGCGTGTGGATCTTCATGTCGCGCCAGATGCAGGGAGCCGGCGGCAAGGCCATGGGGTTCGGCAAGTCCAAGGCCAAGCTGCTGACGGAGGCGCATGGCCGCGTGACCTTCGAGGACGTCGCGGGCGTCGACGAGGCCAAGGAAGATCTCCAGGAGATCGTCGAGTTCCTGCGCGACCCGCAGAAGTTCCAGCGCCTCGGCGGCCGCATTCCGCGCGGCGTGCTGCTGGTCGGCCCTCCTGGCACCGGCAAGACGCTGCTGGCCCGCGCCATCGCGGGTGAGGCGAACGTTCCCTTCTTTACCATCTCGGGTTCCGACTTCGTCGAGATGTTCGTCGGCGTCGGCGCGAGCCGCGTCCGCGACATGTTCGAGCAGGCCAAGAAGAACGCGCCCTGCATCATCTTCATCGACGAGATCGACGCGGTCGGCCGGCACCGCGGCGCGGGCCTCGGCGGCGGCAACGACGAGCGCGAGCAGACGCTGAACCAGCTCCTCGTCGAGATGGACGGCTTCGAGGCCAACGAGGGCATCATCCTCATCGCCGCCACGAACCGGCCCGACGTGCTCGACCCCGCGCTGCTGCGCCCCGGCCGCTTCGACCGCCAGATCACCGTGCCCAACCCGGACGTCGTCGGCCGCGAGCGCATCCTCAAGGTTCACGTCCGCAAGGTCCCGCTGTCGCCCGACGTCGACCTCAAGACGGTGGCGCGCGGCACCCCGGGCTTCTCGGGCGCCGATCTCATGAACCTCGTCAACGAGTCGGCGCTGATGGCGGCCCGCCGCGGCAAGCGCATCGTCACGATGACGGAGTTCGAGGATGCCAAGGACAAGATCATGATGGGCGCCGAGCGCCGCACCCTCGTCATGACCGAGCAGGAGAAGATGCTCACCGCCTACCACGAGGGCGGCCATGCCCTGGTCGCGCTGAACGTCCCGGCCACCGATCCCGTCCACAAGGCGACGATCATCCCGCGCGGCCGGGCCCTCGGCATGGTCATGCAGTTGCCCGAGCGCGACAAGCTGTCGATGAGCTACGAGCAGATGACTTCGCGCCTCGCCGTGCTGATGGGCGGCCGCGTCGCCGAAGAGATCATTTTCGGCAAGGAGAAGGTCACCTCCGGCGCCCAGTCGGACATCGAGCAGGCCACCAAGCTGGCCCGCGCCATGGTGACCCGCTGGGGCTTCTCGGACGAACTCGGCACCGTGATGTACGGCGAGAACCAGGAAGAGGTGTTCCTCGGCTACTCGATGGGCAAGCAGAACAACATCTCGGAGTCGACCTCGCAGAAGATCGACTCGGAGGTGCGCCGCCTCGTCGAGTCGGGCCTCGCCGACGCGACCCGCATTATCACGACGAAGCGGGCCGACCTCGAATCGCTGGCCCAGGGTCTCCTCGAATACGAGACGCTGAGCGGCGACGAGATTCGCGGCGTGATCAAGGGCATCAAGCCGATCCGCGAGTCGGACGACGAGCCCGCCCCGCCGCGCGCCTCCCCGGTGCCCAACGTCGGCAAGGGCCGGCCGCGGCCGGAAGGCGGGCTGGAGCCGCAGCCTTCGGTGTGA
- the tilS gene encoding tRNA lysidine(34) synthetase TilS, with amino-acid sequence MADPALPLGSDEVRLLFSPFAQARAVLLAVSGGPDSTALMHFAAAAARADPALPPLAVATVDHGLRPDSRAEAEAVARDARTLGLPHRLLSWEGPKPATRLQERARDARYGLLVGCARDTGATHIVTAHTLDDQAETVLFRLMRGSGPAGLAGMAACGARHGVVHLRPFLGVPKSRLVAACRANGWPFVADPANADPRFARARLRALMPALAAEGLDAPRLATLARRMGEAEAALASAAGRAIAEARVGPGLYSAPRLLGEPTAVRVRAFGRLIDDGSPSRLERLERLVEAVSAAADRGVPLRRTLAGVLVAFDGAARLSLAPAPPRRTPANLGS; translated from the coding sequence GTGGCCGACCCCGCTCTCCCTCTCGGATCCGACGAGGTCCGTCTCCTCTTCTCCCCCTTCGCGCAGGCCCGCGCCGTGCTGCTCGCCGTGTCCGGCGGACCGGACAGCACCGCCCTGATGCACTTCGCCGCCGCGGCGGCCCGCGCCGACCCCGCCCTGCCCCCCCTCGCCGTCGCCACCGTCGACCACGGGCTCCGCCCGGACTCCCGCGCCGAGGCCGAAGCCGTCGCCCGCGACGCCCGGACGCTCGGCCTGCCCCATCGCCTCCTCTCCTGGGAGGGCCCCAAGCCCGCGACTCGCCTGCAGGAGCGGGCGCGCGACGCCCGCTACGGCCTGCTCGTCGGCTGCGCGCGCGACACCGGCGCCACTCACATCGTCACCGCCCACACGCTGGACGACCAGGCCGAGACCGTTCTGTTTCGCCTGATGCGCGGCTCGGGCCCGGCCGGACTCGCCGGCATGGCGGCATGCGGCGCGCGCCACGGCGTGGTCCACCTCCGCCCCTTCCTCGGCGTGCCGAAGTCCCGCCTCGTCGCGGCCTGCCGCGCGAACGGCTGGCCCTTCGTCGCCGACCCGGCCAACGCCGACCCGCGCTTCGCGCGCGCACGGCTGCGGGCCCTGATGCCGGCGCTGGCCGCGGAGGGGCTCGACGCGCCGCGGCTCGCCACGCTGGCGCGCCGCATGGGCGAGGCGGAGGCTGCCCTCGCGAGCGCAGCCGGGCGGGCGATCGCCGAAGCCCGCGTCGGCCCGGGCCTTTATTCGGCGCCGCGCCTCCTCGGCGAGCCCACGGCCGTGCGCGTGCGGGCCTTCGGCCGCCTGATCGACGACGGATCGCCGTCGCGGCTGGAACGCCTGGAGCGCCTCGTCGAGGCCGTGTCGGCCGCCGCGGATCGGGGCGTCCCCCTCCGTCGGACGCTGGCCGGCGTCCTCGTCGCCTTCGACGGCGCGGCCCGCCTGTCGCTGGCGCCGGCGCCCCCGCGGCGCACCCCTGCGAATCTGGGGTCCTGA
- the ybgF gene encoding tol-pal system protein YbgF — MRFIVRSLLTPAVGLACAALVAPAALPGRAAAAERFSPPPIVLAQDDPDAAPDPASAAALLVRVDRLENRLRTLTGQIEQLQNQNKRLEDALRKMQQDVDFRFQDLNRAPTAPGGKPPLARHGELDGASPDALADATPAAPAAAPASPAPAAPAAAPKRGDAFDPAADPNAPGAPRPLGATAAAGATPPLRSSLPPAAVAPAAQPPRAPLDLTHGAAAAAAPPAAVASAEPPATLRDEPAAPPPGGVASLTPGSTRSEYEADYALYKNAQYDGAVTGFNDFLTKYPRDRLVPDATYFLGQSYARLGRHREAAEQFLKLSTDYTTSNRAPDALLRLGMALNALGAGAQACATYQEVDRKYPAAGADVRAAVDRELKRARC; from the coding sequence ATGCGTTTCATCGTCCGATCCCTCCTGACTCCCGCCGTGGGGCTCGCCTGCGCGGCCCTCGTCGCGCCCGCTGCCCTGCCCGGCCGCGCCGCGGCGGCGGAGCGCTTCTCCCCGCCCCCCATCGTGCTCGCCCAGGACGACCCCGACGCGGCGCCCGACCCCGCCAGCGCGGCCGCGCTGCTGGTGCGCGTCGACCGGCTCGAGAACCGGCTCCGCACCCTGACGGGGCAGATCGAGCAGCTCCAGAACCAGAACAAGCGGCTGGAGGACGCCCTGCGCAAGATGCAGCAGGACGTCGATTTCCGCTTCCAGGACCTCAACCGCGCGCCGACCGCCCCCGGCGGCAAGCCGCCGCTGGCCCGCCACGGCGAGCTCGACGGCGCCTCGCCGGACGCCCTCGCCGACGCGACGCCGGCCGCGCCCGCGGCAGCCCCCGCGAGCCCCGCTCCGGCGGCGCCCGCCGCGGCGCCGAAGCGCGGCGACGCCTTCGATCCCGCCGCCGACCCGAACGCGCCCGGCGCGCCGCGCCCGCTCGGCGCCACGGCCGCGGCCGGCGCCACGCCGCCGCTGCGCTCCAGCCTGCCCCCGGCGGCGGTCGCGCCCGCGGCGCAGCCCCCCCGCGCGCCGCTCGATCTCACCCACGGCGCCGCGGCGGCCGCGGCCCCGCCGGCCGCGGTGGCTTCGGCGGAGCCGCCTGCGACGCTGCGCGACGAGCCCGCCGCGCCGCCGCCCGGCGGCGTCGCCAGCCTGACGCCCGGCAGCACGCGCAGCGAGTACGAGGCCGACTACGCGCTTTACAAGAACGCGCAGTACGACGGCGCCGTCACGGGGTTCAACGACTTCCTGACCAAGTACCCGCGCGACCGGCTGGTGCCGGACGCCACCTACTTCCTCGGCCAGAGCTACGCCCGCCTCGGCCGCCACCGCGAGGCCGCGGAGCAGTTCCTGAAGCTGTCGACCGACTACACCACGTCCAACAGGGCGCCCGACGCCCTGCTCCGCCTCGGCATGGCGCTGAACGCGCTCGGCGCCGGCGCCCAGGCCTGCGCCACCTACCAGGAGGTGGACCGCAAGTACCCGGCGGCCGGCGCGGACGTGCGCGCCGCCGTCGACCGCGAGCTGAAGCGCGCCCGCTGCTGA
- the pal gene encoding peptidoglycan-associated lipoprotein Pal, whose product MGLLHSARALGLCAVAVAGLAVAGCAKDPAEAVGAFGAGGSRFGANGGFGQGGAGGAGYGKYGSTAPGTAGDFAQNVGDRVFFDTDQTDLSSAAQATLDKQARWLAQYPRYAFTIEGNADERGTREYNFALGAQRAEAVKQYLVAKGVAASRIRTISYGKERPVAVCNDISCWSQNRRAVTVLKGGEAS is encoded by the coding sequence ATGGGACTTCTCCACTCGGCCCGCGCGCTCGGGCTCTGCGCCGTCGCCGTCGCGGGCCTCGCCGTCGCGGGCTGCGCCAAGGATCCGGCGGAGGCCGTGGGCGCCTTCGGGGCCGGGGGGAGCCGCTTCGGCGCCAACGGCGGCTTCGGCCAGGGCGGCGCCGGCGGCGCGGGCTACGGCAAATACGGCTCGACGGCGCCCGGCACGGCGGGCGACTTCGCCCAGAACGTCGGCGACCGCGTGTTCTTCGACACGGACCAGACCGACCTGTCCTCCGCCGCCCAGGCGACGCTCGACAAGCAGGCCCGCTGGCTCGCCCAGTACCCGCGCTACGCCTTCACGATCGAGGGCAACGCCGACGAGCGCGGCACCCGCGAGTACAATTTCGCGCTCGGCGCCCAGCGCGCCGAGGCCGTGAAGCAGTACCTCGTCGCCAAGGGCGTCGCGGCCTCGCGCATCCGGACCATCTCCTACGGCAAGGAGCGCCCCGTCGCGGTCTGCAACGACATCTCCTGCTGGTCGCAGAACCGCCGCGCCGTGACGGTGCTGAAGGGCGGCGAGGCGTCCTGA
- a CDS encoding SAM-dependent methyltransferase yields MLQSLLARLITRGRLTVATPFGTASAGTLGDEHPAARLDVKLRVRDRRTVLKLATNPDLYFGEAYMDGGLVVERGSFADMMELLGYNIHLLGENPNPKLGQLLSSAVGLVSGRNGLKKARENVAHHYDLSGELYRAFLDGDMQYSCAYLRHPDDDIEAAQLAKKQHIAAKLALEPGQRVLDIGCGWGGLALFIAKAADVRVTGITLSKEQLAVARRRAKDEGLEHRVDFQLIDYRVLQGEFDRVVSIGMFEHVGLPNYADYFGAIKRLLKPKGLALVHSIGKMYGPAPTSTWILKYIFPGGYAPALSEVMPSIERNALWVNDVEILRLHYAETLRLWHERFEARWPELSRSYDERFKRMWEFYLVGSEISFRYFGFMVFQMQLAKSVDAAPMTRDYLYESEAALRERSDLSAAPALAAE; encoded by the coding sequence ATGCTGCAATCCCTGCTCGCCCGCCTGATCACCCGCGGCCGCCTGACCGTGGCGACCCCCTTCGGCACGGCGTCGGCCGGCACACTCGGCGACGAGCACCCCGCGGCCCGCCTCGACGTGAAGCTGCGCGTCCGCGACCGGCGCACGGTGCTGAAGCTCGCCACCAACCCCGACCTGTACTTCGGGGAAGCCTACATGGACGGCGGCCTCGTCGTGGAGCGCGGCTCCTTCGCCGACATGATGGAGCTGCTGGGCTACAACATCCACCTGCTCGGCGAGAATCCGAACCCCAAGCTCGGCCAGCTCCTGTCCTCCGCGGTCGGCCTCGTGTCGGGCCGCAACGGGTTGAAGAAGGCTCGCGAGAACGTCGCCCACCATTACGACCTGTCGGGCGAGCTCTACCGCGCCTTCCTCGACGGCGACATGCAGTATTCCTGCGCCTACCTGCGCCATCCCGACGACGACATCGAGGCGGCGCAGCTCGCCAAGAAGCAGCACATCGCCGCCAAGCTCGCCCTGGAGCCGGGCCAGCGCGTCCTCGACATCGGCTGCGGCTGGGGCGGCCTCGCCCTGTTCATCGCCAAGGCGGCCGACGTCCGCGTCACCGGCATCACGCTGTCGAAGGAGCAGCTCGCGGTCGCGCGCCGGCGCGCCAAGGACGAGGGCCTGGAGCACCGCGTCGACTTCCAGCTCATCGACTATCGCGTGCTGCAGGGCGAGTTCGACCGCGTGGTGTCGATCGGCATGTTCGAGCACGTCGGCCTGCCGAACTACGCGGACTATTTCGGCGCCATCAAGCGGCTGCTGAAGCCGAAGGGCCTCGCCCTCGTCCACTCCATCGGCAAGATGTACGGGCCGGCGCCGACCAGCACCTGGATCCTGAAGTACATCTTCCCCGGCGGCTACGCGCCGGCCCTGTCCGAGGTCATGCCCTCGATCGAGCGCAACGCGCTCTGGGTCAACGACGTCGAGATCCTGCGCCTGCACTACGCGGAAACGCTGCGGCTGTGGCACGAGCGCTTCGAGGCGCGCTGGCCCGAGCTCAGCCGCAGCTACGACGAGCGCTTCAAGCGCATGTGGGAGTTCTACCTCGTCGGCAGCGAGATCTCGTTCCGCTACTTCGGCTTCATGGTGTTTCAGATGCAGCTCGCGAAGTCGGTCGACGCGGCGCCGATGACGCGGGACTACCTTTACGAGTCCGAGGCCGCCCTGCGCGAGCGCTCCGACCTGTCGGCGGCGCCGGCCCTCGCGGCGGAATGA
- the tolB gene encoding Tol-Pal system beta propeller repeat protein TolB translates to MIRLSRRTFLASSALAALGGTLSAAPVRAEDRYLDIRPGGNFNPVMIAVAPFAGEGPDAAKVTGIIVNDFKRCVYIKPVDGPQPAVDPASPALESFKAAGAQFVLTGRVDRGGGRFNTDFRLFDTASGQQVAGQHYTTDLSNSRRVAHIVADAVFTRITGEKGFFDSRVVYVDESGSAQQRRKRLAIIDQDGGNIHYLTRGDNLVVTPRFSPTAQQVAYMSFGDAEPDVMLLDVETGAKRAVGNFPGMTFSPRFSPDGRKIIMSLSEGTSSNLYAMPVGGSDPRQLTDDTSIDTSPCYSPDGSQIVFESDRGGTQQIYIMGAAGGGAKRISFGDGRYSTPVWSPKGDYIAFTKQAGGQFAIGIMKPDGSGEKIITQGFHNEGPTWAPNGLYLMFFRDAGNGGSSKIFMTDLFGRGEFAVPTPAGASDPAWGPLLG, encoded by the coding sequence ATGATCCGCCTCAGCCGCCGCACGTTCCTGGCGAGCTCCGCGCTCGCCGCCCTCGGGGGCACGCTGTCGGCCGCCCCGGTCCGGGCCGAGGACCGCTACCTCGACATCCGGCCGGGCGGCAACTTCAACCCGGTGATGATCGCAGTCGCGCCCTTCGCGGGCGAAGGGCCCGACGCCGCCAAGGTGACCGGCATCATCGTCAACGACTTCAAGCGCTGCGTCTACATCAAGCCGGTCGACGGGCCGCAGCCGGCCGTCGACCCCGCCTCGCCGGCGCTCGAAAGCTTCAAGGCCGCGGGCGCGCAGTTCGTGCTGACGGGGCGCGTCGACCGCGGGGGCGGGCGCTTCAACACCGACTTCCGCCTCTTCGACACGGCGTCGGGCCAGCAGGTGGCCGGCCAGCACTACACGACGGACCTGTCGAACAGCCGGCGCGTCGCCCACATCGTCGCCGACGCGGTGTTCACCCGCATCACGGGCGAGAAGGGCTTCTTCGACAGCCGGGTCGTCTACGTCGACGAGAGCGGCTCGGCCCAGCAGCGCCGCAAGCGCCTCGCCATCATCGACCAGGACGGCGGCAACATCCATTACCTGACGCGCGGCGACAACCTCGTGGTGACGCCGCGCTTCTCGCCGACCGCCCAGCAGGTCGCCTACATGTCGTTCGGCGACGCGGAGCCCGACGTCATGCTGCTCGACGTCGAGACCGGGGCCAAGCGCGCGGTCGGCAACTTCCCGGGCATGACCTTCTCGCCGCGCTTCTCGCCCGACGGGCGCAAGATCATCATGTCGCTGTCGGAGGGAACGAGCTCGAACCTCTACGCCATGCCGGTCGGCGGCTCGGACCCGCGCCAGCTCACCGACGATACCTCGATCGACACCTCGCCCTGCTACTCGCCGGACGGCTCGCAGATCGTGTTCGAGTCGGACCGCGGCGGCACGCAGCAGATCTACATCATGGGGGCCGCAGGCGGGGGGGCGAAGCGCATCTCCTTCGGAGACGGGCGCTACTCGACGCCGGTCTGGTCGCCGAAGGGCGACTACATCGCCTTCACCAAGCAGGCGGGCGGCCAGTTCGCGATCGGCATCATGAAGCCGGACGGCTCGGGCGAGAAGATCATCACCCAGGGATTCCACAACGAGGGGCCGACCTGGGCGCCGAACGGCCTCTACCTCATGTTCTTCCGCGACGCCGGCAACGGCGGCTCCTCGAAGATCTTCATGACGGACCTGTTCGGCCGCGGCGAGTTCGCCGTGCCGACGCCCGCCGGCGCATCCGACCCCGCCTGGGGGCCGCTGCTCGGCTGA
- a CDS encoding cell envelope biogenesis protein TolA, with product MKLDFNRPGFALSALGHGTILAALIAPLWWLSTPPADDNMPEAVPIETISQTDFNQIMKGEKSSKDVTKEPTTKADKVAQVDEQHALPPNPDARQETPPPPPPKAETPTPPVPTPPVPPPPAPPPPPPPPVPEPPQRPDPTPPPPLPPEVPTPPKPVAKPAPVKSAPPAPMPPERDPDAEVVRPAPPPPPKPVPTPPEPPKRAEVKPPPVPQKPVPTPPVPQKVVEKAPTPPKVPERPAPKKPDLMAKLLDQTQDDAEPTPEPKPAPKPAKAHAKPAPAQRQTAAADSTAAPSDSKAFDPTDISHILNAQPAGAPPSTGRTLSKTASRGATSGNAPKMSPSQSDALDGLLADQFKQCWSYLGLDHGHYIPEIKVAYAEDGSLQAEPQLLNRPSDPNARSLAESALRAVRQCNPLHIPAQFAPYYDQWRSRILRFDPAEMAG from the coding sequence TTGAAGCTCGACTTCAACCGGCCCGGCTTCGCCCTCTCGGCCCTGGGCCACGGGACGATCCTGGCCGCGCTGATCGCGCCGCTCTGGTGGCTGTCGACCCCCCCGGCGGACGACAACATGCCCGAGGCCGTGCCGATCGAGACGATCTCGCAGACCGACTTCAACCAGATCATGAAGGGCGAGAAGTCGTCGAAGGACGTCACCAAGGAGCCCACCACCAAGGCCGACAAGGTCGCGCAGGTCGACGAGCAGCACGCGCTGCCGCCGAACCCCGACGCGCGCCAGGAGACGCCGCCCCCGCCGCCGCCCAAGGCGGAAACGCCGACGCCGCCCGTGCCCACCCCGCCGGTGCCGCCGCCTCCCGCTCCGCCGCCCCCTCCCCCGCCGCCGGTCCCCGAGCCTCCGCAGCGCCCCGACCCGACGCCGCCGCCCCCGCTGCCGCCCGAGGTCCCGACGCCGCCCAAGCCCGTGGCGAAGCCCGCACCCGTCAAATCGGCGCCGCCCGCGCCGATGCCGCCGGAGCGCGACCCCGACGCCGAGGTGGTCCGGCCCGCGCCACCGCCGCCCCCCAAGCCGGTGCCGACCCCGCCGGAGCCGCCCAAGCGCGCCGAGGTCAAGCCGCCGCCGGTGCCGCAGAAGCCGGTGCCGACCCCGCCCGTGCCGCAGAAGGTCGTCGAGAAGGCGCCGACGCCGCCGAAGGTGCCGGAGCGGCCCGCGCCGAAGAAGCCGGACCTGATGGCGAAGCTGCTCGACCAGACGCAGGACGACGCCGAGCCGACGCCGGAGCCCAAGCCCGCGCCGAAGCCGGCGAAGGCCCATGCCAAGCCCGCCCCGGCGCAGCGCCAGACCGCGGCGGCCGACAGCACCGCCGCGCCCAGCGACAGCAAGGCCTTCGACCCGACGGACATCTCCCACATTTTGAACGCGCAGCCCGCGGGCGCGCCGCCCTCGACCGGCAGGACCCTGTCGAAGACCGCGTCGCGCGGCGCCACCTCGGGCAACGCACCCAAGATGTCGCCGTCGCAGTCCGACGCGCTCGACGGCCTCCTGGCCGACCAGTTCAAGCAGTGCTGGAGCTACCTCGGCCTCGACCACGGGCACTACATCCCGGAGATCAAAGTCGCCTACGCGGAGGACGGCTCGCTGCAGGCGGAGCCGCAGCTCCTCAACCGGCCGTCCGACCCCAACGCGCGCAGCCTCGCCGAGAGCGCGCTCCGGGCCGTGCGGCAGTGCAACCCGCTGCACATCCCGGCCCAGTTCGCGCCCTATTACGACCAATGGCGCAGCCGCATCCTGCGCTTCGACCCCGCCGAGATGGCGGGGTGA
- a CDS encoding ExbD/TolR family protein produces MGMSVGAAGKKGGRRKRGVPRYGAMAEINMTPFIDVVLVLLIIFMVAAPLLASGVPIDLPKTTAGELKIDSKPLSVAVDDKGDVYVADQPVGMDGLLPRLQELAKDGYDERIYLRGAKAVNYGRIAEVMTLITSAGYKKVALVTEQSDK; encoded by the coding sequence ATGGGCATGTCGGTCGGAGCCGCGGGCAAGAAGGGCGGTCGGCGCAAGCGCGGCGTGCCGCGCTACGGCGCCATGGCCGAGATCAACATGACGCCGTTCATCGACGTCGTGCTGGTGCTCCTCATCATCTTCATGGTGGCGGCGCCGCTGCTCGCCTCGGGCGTGCCGATCGACCTGCCGAAGACCACGGCCGGCGAGCTCAAGATCGACTCGAAGCCCCTGTCCGTCGCGGTCGACGACAAGGGCGACGTCTACGTGGCCGACCAGCCCGTCGGCATGGACGGACTGCTGCCCCGCCTGCAGGAACTCGCCAAGGACGGTTACGACGAGCGCATCTACCTGCGGGGCGCCAAGGCCGTGAACTACGGCCGCATCGCCGAAGTCATGACGCTGATCACCTCGGCCGGCTACAAGAAGGTCGCGCTGGTGACCGAGCAGTCGGACAAGTAG